The region tctCACATGGAATAAACAAAGAATTTTACAGAGACAACAAAATgccacaacatttttaaaacgtatATCTTATTCCCTTACGGTGTGACTGAAGAATAAACATGCAGATGTCAGCTCTCCAGCGACTTGCAGAAACAAGCACATGACAGAAGTAATGAGAGAAAATGCAGCTTCTCTTCTGTCCTAATCGAGTCTTCGCACGACAGATGTTTTAGACCCAACATTTAACATGCAATCTCTTTATTTAAAAGACCTCAACATCaattttcacttgtttttcccCAGTTATTAGATTCCTTGAGGAAACAAGAATcaatgtagacacacacacaaaatcactaTCATTAAAGGGAGCATCTTGCTCTGAAATCATCTTCATGCTGATTACAGTGCAGTATCTGTAAtcctgtgcattttttttttcaagaagtgtttcctttttctccagCAGGTCAAAATCCACTAGCGATTGTAAATAAGACATCGAACACAAGTTTAAAAGCGTGAGACAAAACTGATGCCTAATGGGATAGAATAATGGAATCATGGCTCTGCTGCAGccagagtgtttttttgtttttcacatattAAACACATCCTGTTGCACACGTGTAATACAGAATGacaaatgtttgcttttaataaagtgttttaGCACAGCCAATATTAACCATGAAAATCTCCCCAATAGAGGATGAAGtccaaaaacaatatttgcatTGGCCTTCaaacctgtcagtcaaactTGTGTGCCTCCAAatgccagcacacacacacacacacacacacactcggaaGTATATATACATCAGGCAGATCAATCCATCTGTAtctcctctgtgtctttgtatcCGTACAATGAGCCTGctggttgtttttctgtcaactctgttctgtttgattcgatgacaaaaaaaaaacccagcagatCCCAGAACAGCTTTGCACAGGCGCTGAGCacagtttctctgtgtgtacTGAACAGAGGACTCTCATTTCTTCTGAGTCAAGAAACGTAAGCACAAGTCCTTGTTTTTTCCGTCAGAGATCATCAGATTAAAATGGTCTTAATATTATTTGAACGAGGTCGATGctgtgaggaggagcagagtttACAACAGTCGAAACATCAGGAACAAAAACCACTGCACGGTGGTCACTTTACgaaaaaaaatatcttgaaGTGCAAGTTTTGCTTAATGTTTTCATGgcgtttgtgtttatttacgTGATGTAAGCTTATCTTTGGTCTCAGCTTcctggatgtaaaaaaaaaaaaaacagaaaacacttgaGAAGTCATGGTGACAgcttgaaaaatgtaaacaagccaccagcagcagcagcagcagtaaatTGGACTGGACATGCACATAAAACATCAAACCCATCAGTAGACGATACATATAATGTTTCACTGAATTTAATATCAAACTGCTTTCCTCCAtggcttttttttgtccctccaGGAAGCTCTCACCCTGCCATCTTGAATTAGATGTCGGCCATATTTGTTCCTATGGAtacttgtgtgtttgaatatgtatgtgtgtgtgaggggaggggggcctcTGTATGTAGCTCTTCACATGAATAACTTGATGACTAAAGTTTGGTGCGGCGTGAACACTCATGCCTCATCACGACTGAGCGAATAAAGCGGTACaatgggagagaaagagaagaaagtaTATATATAATTCTATATTGTGCAGAATATTTATAGGCCTTTTGTGCCATTGAAGTCATGCTCTGCGCTGGACACACCCAGCACTCTCTACCATGTGATCATTATACATCGTCTTGTACTGATGACCCGTGGctgatttgattgttttttcatgTCAAGTGCATTTTTCGCAATAaatgcctttgttttaaaaacaaatgttcccTTTTGTCTTGTTATCGTCTGCCTGCAGCGTTCTGATAGCACGGAGAGTGATGGCAACGATTCACACTTGTTTACTCTGATGCAACACAGACGCATTACCTGTGCGGCCCATTCGGATTTTACAGCTGCCCTTTGGAGGATTCATCAAGAGAATCGTATTATATCCTGCTCTAATCATAATTACGTGCACTCACAATGTGCTCATTATGAGCTGATGAGGCCTCGTGAGCTCCACTCACGGGTTCAGATGTCTGACAGAGTGTTTTACGGTCTTTATCATCACACATGTCGGTAGAGAACGTTAAGAAATAACGCTCTTTTTCATGGCTCCCTTCATCTTCTCCCCAcgtcctcctctttctctctgtctttcttgtgTTTCTAAACCAACAGCGGTGTGGACGATTTGTGTAATTGGTAATTTCAGAGCATCGTCGGCACTCCTCTTAAATGACAACCTCATCTCTCCAGCAGCCGGCCTGTCTCTGATGATCACATCCATTTGCATTTAGAGTGACTCGCAAAAGGTGACAAGggtatgtgtatgtgactgtctgttctgtgtgactgtgtgtgtgtgtgtgtgtgtgtgtgtgtgtgtgtgtgtgtgtgtgtgtgtgtgtgtgtgagtgtgtgtgtgtgtgtgcatgtgagtgtgtgtgtgtgtgtgtgtgtgtgtgagtgtgtgagcaaAGAGATTTTGACAGCTATCTTGGATGTAGGCTCACAGAAaacctccacaaacacacaaactgggGCTGTTATATTTTAGGCGAGCAGGAGGCAGGCAGCAAATTTAGACTTTTCCGATTTCTGCTGTGCACAGATAAGGATCACCTCCGGCAGCCACGCTGAAAGAAAACACTTCCCGCCCAGATGCTGAACCACCCAGAGTAGCTAAAGGtgtttgttcacacacacacacacacacacacacacacattcacacacactttctgcacAGTTGGTGAAATAGTTCTCCTCAGGGCGTCCTGTTCCCAACCTGCCAGCGAGGTGCTGCAGGATCCTGCAGGGAATCGATCAGCATTCCTCTACTTTACGCCAAACCTGTCTgtcttacctgtctgtctgcctgtctgtgtgccCGCTCTGAGTCATATCAAGGGCAACAGAGCCAGGGGGTAAGACACTGCAGGGGATAacacctctaccatcagcacaggtccctttgtgtgtgtgtgtgtgtgtgtgtgtgtgtgtgtgtgtgtgtgtgtgtgtgtgtgtgtgtgtgtgtgtgtgtgttctgattCAGCCAGGTGGTGGTAAGCTGCTTCTGTttcccaacattttttttctaaagcaaAAGAGAAACTTGTGATCATCCTCTATCCTCTTACCTTCtgataaaaagcaaaataaaagtagAGCTCTCCACAGTGGACATCACTCTTATAATGAATCACAGGGGTACAGAGGAATCAGGTTAGGAGGTGTGCAGGTCTTCTAGGTCAAAACTAGAACCATTAAAATTGTGATTCATTGTGAATAACGGCAGATAttcccaaaaaaaatctgatgtctatatcaaagaaaaaatggaCGCTCTGATAGCCTGGTATTTATGTTAGGCGCATCATGttcagaggctaaagtcctcatcgcagcagctgtgggttcaaatcctacACTAGCCCTCAGCTGAATGTCATCCCCCACCCTCCTCTCCCTGCATAGTCTATCGCTTTATAGCTGTCAACTCTaagaaaggcaaaaatgccccaaaaatacctttaaaaaaaaaaaaaacacccccttATGAGGTCATATCATAAGACACTGTACATTGTAACAAATGtagtgtctttgagtttctgaaaagcattttataaataaaatgtattattattattattattaagaggGCAAATCCTACCTGTTAACCAGGTGAGATGCTTTAGATAGAGAGGCTTTGTGCAGCATGAGTGAACTGATACAATCACAGACCTCTGAGTGATCACCCTGACCTCTGAGTGTGACCTTACTCACAAGACAGATCAACATTATTTCAGATCaacattatttcaaataaaaccagTCCTGATGATGTCCTACATTTGTTCCTCTACATGTGGCCATATGCTGATTATTACAGTtgattcttttctttgtcttcatatCCACTCACAGGAAACTGGTTTGGTATACTGTTTGTGGTTCATGTAAATGTTTCGCAAACTACATTTTTAGATTATTGtgtgaaacaaaaatgttgacctATCTGAATCAAACCAGAAGAATAACAAACAATCACATGTATAGGTATCTTTATAGGTGTGATACTGCATATTTGCATTTCAGTGGTTGAGGTCCAACTAAATACATTTAGTTATACAAGTTCCTCAGCAATTTAACCAAGTGTGTCTTAGTTTTAAGATACTTTATACTTCAGTTTTATGAATACTGGATTATTCATAATTGTGCATTATGTGTCTGAACAATGGAGAAAAAGCTGCATTACAATATTATTTACTATTTTACTACTCGCAGCATTAGAATGTAGTATCAGGCGGTATTTAAATTATGACTCTTTTTCTGCTTTATAAAATGAAGCTCAACATAAGTTCACTCAAGAagactgttttcattcatttattcaacatTCACTCCCACTCTGATCTCTTTTTGGATCAGCTGAAAAGTGGATGTTACTTTTAAGTATTGAACAACCACATTTGACCATGACCTCTAttaaccaatcatcctgctgctaccaaactttaaatctgctcttctctctgctcagtCAGTTTGCAACCCTCCTCCACCCGTCACCTTCAGTCCATCTCATTAGTGTTCGTATTGAGTTCCCCAGAAGCCCCCACTCCATCGTCCCATCCTGCATCTTTCATCCCCACCACCatcagtgtctagactccatcgtGGGTGTTCTATCCTTCTCTCAGCCTCACTACCGCTTTGAACAAATAACGTCATGGTGGGGTCTTACACCTCAGACATACTGTAGCACATTTCACTTCCTCTccaaaacttgtaaaaaaaatattaaaaagtaacGCAATTGGGATACATTGATTGGACGCCACATtgtggaataaaaacaagacgACAAGCAGAGTTTATCAtgacaaaaatacaaagatttatTTAGAAAGGGTGAATAAAAAGCTCCCAAATAACACTGTTTAGTCCTTAAATACAGAAGAGCAGAAGTACTAAAGTATCTTCGACAAACTTTACTTCGATAGGCATCAGTGTGTTTCCCTGGATGTAAACTTTTAAGTGGATAGTGTATGTCGTCGTATTGTTCACACAGATAAGGCACTAACACGTGGTGAGCACTAGTGAGAGGATATAAAGTGGCAGTGTCCGTGAGTACGTGTTGATTTACAACATCACACTTTACTGGAGACCAGCAGCACAGTGTTCCGGTCGAGTCTGCACTGTCCTGTAAAACGCTTTGAGGAGTGAAACCCAATGTCATCATCTTTCCAGAGACAgtgaagaaagacaaaaaaatcattaagtcatcttccctctcctcctgtagTCCccgaaaaacactgaaaatcaCAGAATGCTTTTCATTTCAACAAGTCAGTTCTTTTAGCGAAAACTGCACTGAAAGGGTTAACAGTTTGTGTTAAATATAACAGAGCAAGTAAACAAATAGGAATATGAATATATGATTTAACATGTACCTTGTCAAAGTAAACTGTGAAGCTGTGATCACATAGAAGTTTGAAGGTTTTAAATTGGCTCCTGGATGTTTCTGTAATGCTGGTGTGTTCTTCATAAAAGCATCAAAAAGTGGagagtaaaaatgtttcatatatGATACAGACAAGGTAGCTTATAATGCCACGTTATAACTATACTTAATGCTTATTAAAAACTCCTCAAGGTGACTGTAACACATCTGCCTTCACAAATCATCTCCTCAGCCCCCTCTCAGACACGGTTCCTGTAACATTTCTGGATTTAGCACCAGTTCTTTGTAATTTATTTGCCCTTGCTGCGGCTGCGACAGCTCCGCTCCAAAACAGCTGTgagttgaataaataaaaagggatGAATTGTTGATTGTTTATCTCTCAGGCTCTTAATGacctcctctctgcttctcacTAGGTCTAACCTGCTCTGTGGATTTCCTGATAAGTTTATGGAAATCACTGATTATTAATAGAACATCAACTCCTGCTTCCTATTAGTTACCATCTGTTAAAGCTGAAAGGCGGTTACAAATAATCTGTTGTGTTGTGGCTTGTTGTGTCGGAGGTGTTTggcatgaataaaaaatgatggCACTCATGTTCTGATTACAAATGTGGCCGTGCCAGACGTTTGTTTTACCCTTTTTCAGAGAGACTCGAGCATTTGTTAACATTCTGAAACTGAAATTGAATCATGAATGTGTGTCTGAAAGGGggtttaaattgaatttaaagcATGTTACAGATGTTTGACTGTCTCATGAGCAGTAAGAAGTGTGTATGCATTCAGAGTGTCTACATTATATACTGAAGATGTTGCTGCCATTCAATGCAACACAAGTCCCTCATAATGTTTGTACCTGTCTGAGcccttttgttcattttaaagcacAGAGTGAGGACGCTGTGAGGATCAATAcactgaggtttaaaaaaaataataagatgaTAGTATCTGACAAATAAAGGTGTTACATGATAATGAAAggataaatataaaacatgacacAGATATATAAAAGCCATAAAGAAGATTAAAAATACCACTGAGGAAAGTGTACACAGGATTCATGATATTAAACTTTGGCAAATGATCAAactcggacacacacacacatacacactgctgGTCTGTGTGGGGTGCCCCGTTAGTGTTTGAGACTGGCCACAAAGGgcaatgtgggggggggggggggggggggggtatgggAAGAAAGTCACTGGTTACACTGGACAAACTGGAGGCATGCTTCAAATCCCAAAGTCTTCACATGAAGCCagaactgaatgaaaaaaaaaaaacaagaggaagttTAGAAGCTGTGTGACAGCCATGTTTAAATAATCACTCCATTCAAATGACTGTACCAGTCTGGATCTATTACACAGTTTGTCTGTTAGCAACTTACATGTTGACACCTAAACACTGGggtgctgatggcctagcggttaggttgcgcCCAGAGTCCGAAGGCTATAGTCGTACAAGCAGACAGCccagggttcaagtctgacccacggctcctttcccacatgtcatcccccactctctctatccgtgatttcttactctatccactgccctctcacacagaggcaaaaaaagcccatacataataaatatttcaaactaaaCCCTAAGTGGTATTTTTCATTTAtcttctagtaaaaaaaaaagttcttctttctttgtttttaagtgtaTTCTTACTTCTTGCGGTCCTTGTCCTTCTTGCCATTGGCAGTGAGGCTCTgggcctgcaggagctgggcgGCAGCTCGCCTCTTGCCGAAGGAACTCTGGTCGTCATCCAGGAGtctcttcttttcctccagAGCAGCTTTCTCGTCTGCATGGAGGCGCTTCAGCTGCTCAAAGCGACTTtgcagctgaaacacacacagacaacagttgCATTACACTCATGAATAAATGTTTCGACCCACCAACAGGCTGCAGTAAAACCCATAAAccctgcctcctccatgttaacagatgagaCATTAGTGGCAAACTTTCAAATCTAAATACATGCCATACAATTATTTTCTCAAACCCAGttcctgattctgattattcTGTTAGTGGAAAAGGGTGGATGTCAACAACGAGGCAGGTTCTCTACTGCACAGATCTAGTTTCAAACAATGTCACCAATGGATATTGTTAGGGCATGTTGCAGggttattttggcttcacttttgtacaacggGTCGTGTCGTTCATCTATATTCAGTCAATAGTATCAGAACTTAACAGATCTGCCTTTCTCTGTAGCATATCAAACATATTAGGTTAGGAGTTGTGTCGGTAAAAGAAGCAGAGTCATAACACTGACCTCTCTCTCAGCTTCCTTCAGCTCggcctccttctctttcaccctcTGCACAAACATCTGTCTCATCTCGTCCTCTCTCTTCTGCAGCTCCACCAGGAACTCCTGACGTTTGGCTTCATAggtctgctgcaggctgaacacacacaatcacatatGACTTACAGGTCACCTCAGTTGTAGATTTTATTCCGCATCTGCGCAGGTGATTCTGAGTTTTTCCACTCACCTGACAGGTTTGCACTCTGGGTCAGTATCTTTGAAGCCCATTTCCTCTAGTTTGCATCGCCTGTAGAGCTCGTAATGGCGAGTGTGCGTTTGCTCTCTGAGGTCTTCCATGTTTACACAGATGAGCATCTCCCTCAGTTTAATAAAGTCACAGTGGTTCTCATTCTCAACTGACACACAGATTCAAAGATAGGAGACATGAAGAATAATTAACCATCAACCTGATAtaaaatattgtacattttatgtGTTATACGTTTCTTCAAGATGTTTTTAGATCAGTTCTTGCCATCTAATATTAACTCCAGTATACAACTGTAAAAAGGTCGGTCTTAAAAGATTAACTAGTTTCCATTAAATCAACCTgagcatttttatttacagtatgcTTGTAAGTATGTAAAGCAAAGTTATGttaggaaaaataaaatcaatattttatcTTACCTTGAACCACTCCCCAAGGATACTGACGAGCCTTCACCATTTTATTCCCGACGCTAACTTCCTCTGTGCTGCCGACAACTGCAAACGGCAAATGACCCTAAAAAACAatttagaaaacatttaaacagtgcagaaaacaaagttaTAACATGGCTTGAAACATAAAATTACAACTTCAACTTGGCCtgttttaagaaaagaaaaaaaactggaacCTCTGAGCTACTAGAAGGtcattactttatttcaaaataaaagcagggttaatttcaaacagcaagtactctcagcttataACGttccaaacatttcaaaataaaagcctaaccattttcatttttaaaagcaaattaatgattttttttattcatgcaatTAAAAATTTGATTAATCTCAATTCACTATTGAAATTTAACGATTCATTTTGATTATAAATTGTAATTGTTTGACAGCCATAGTTTAAAGTCAAAGAGAAAGCCAGTAAAGTGTATAACTATATATGCGCCGTCTCCCTTGGCAAGAACACAAACCTGCACATTTCTGCGTGTAAAAGTTACATTATTATAACTTTGCTGACggtataaaaaaaaggcttcaagTCTAAAAATAGCCTACTGCAAACCTATGGGAATATGCTGCATACTGTGGCTCTGTCAGGCTGTGGTAAACCAAACAACTCAAATCTATACAAACAAACCAAATCTTTCATATTAAGCTTTTACTAAAAACTTATCACATGACCCAAATTCCAAAACGAATATGCATTTTAATGTATTATtagtaaagtcattttttgcCTCCAGTTTATGAACCCAggtgagaagagaggaggggccAGCATGACTCAGCAGACTGACTGATGAACAGATTGAGCTCACCACATTAACAGGGTCAGTTTTCTTGTATCACCTGTTCCTTTGAGAGGACTCTACTTTAACATGTTGTAAGTGTCTGTTTGTGATTCCTTACATTCATTGTAGTGTTGACCTTGGCTACAGTTTCATCATCCAGGGGAAACTGGTAGATCTGGACCCCATTGCTGACCAGCTCGCTCATGATTTTGATCTTGAACTTGTGCAGCTCTGACTTGCTGATGGTGTCAGCTTTGGCAATCACCGGTATAATATTCACCTACGGCAAGAAGG is a window of Labrus mixtus chromosome 13, fLabMix1.1, whole genome shotgun sequence DNA encoding:
- the septin10 gene encoding septin 10; translated protein: MASTDVARQPDNGVRPLSLAGHVGFDSLPDQLVNKSTYQGFCFNILCIGETGIGKSTLMDTLFNTNFENFESSHFEPQVKLRAQTYDLQESNVRLRLTVVNTVGFGDQMNKQESYQPVVDYIDRQFESYLQEELKIKRSLHNYHDSRVHACLYFISPSGHSLKSLDLVTMKKLDSKVNIIPVIAKADTISKSELHKFKIKIMSELVSNGVQIYQFPLDDETVAKVNTTMNGHLPFAVVGSTEEVSVGNKMVKARQYPWGVVQVENENHCDFIKLREMLICVNMEDLREQTHTRHYELYRRCKLEEMGFKDTDPECKPVSLQQTYEAKRQEFLVELQKREDEMRQMFVQRVKEKEAELKEAERELQSRFEQLKRLHADEKAALEEKKRLLDDDQSSFGKRRAAAQLLQAQSLTANGKKDKDRKNSGFM